The following proteins are encoded in a genomic region of Corticium candelabrum chromosome 11, ooCorCand1.1, whole genome shotgun sequence:
- the LOC134187319 gene encoding ADP-ribosylation factor-like protein 13B, translating to MRNVFSTCFAWFRRYHHPYRDVHILVIGIDNAGKSTTVASIQNDSTDGITPTIGFASSSLRMRRCDVTMLDVGGGSKIRGIWENYYAEVHGIVFVIDASDAQRIGEARDVLEEVVKDARMGGKPVLLLANKNDVDGAMDEIDVCNQLNVHELMEQQQFSCQVEQCVAVKRKCDRAIMRGMKWLLQIVCDNYNALAERVNADVAVQREEEARERRERAERVRILREER from the exons ATGAGAAATGTATTCTCGACTTGCTTCGCTTGGTTTCGAAGATATCACCATCCATACAG AGATGTCCATATACTCGTCATAGGAATCGACAACGCGGGCAAAAGCACAACCGTCGCGTCAATACAAAACG ACTCAACAGATGGAATTACACCGACCATTGGCTTCGCATCCTCTTCCCTTCGAATGCGTCGTTGCGATGTGACGATGCTGGACGTCGGTGGCGGCTCGAAGATTCGAGGAATTTGGGAAAATTATTACGCCGAGGTGCACGGCATTGTCTTCGTCATTGATGCGTCAGACGCACAGAGAATTGGAGAGGCGAGAGATGTGTTGGAGGAGGTAGTCAAGGACGCACGGATGGGCGGAAAACCAGTTTTGTT GTTGGCTAATAAGAATGATGTGGACGGTGCTATGGATGAGATCGATGTGTGCAATCAGTTGAACGTTCATGAACTGATGGAACAGCAGCAGTTCAGTTGTCAAGTG GAACAATGTGTTGCAGTAAAAAGGAAGTGTGATAGAGCAATCATGCGAG GCATGAAGTGGCTGCTGCAAATTGTATGTGACAACTACAATGCACTGGCAGAGCGTGTGAATGCTGATGTTGCAGTACAG AGAGAAGAAGAAGCCAGGGAGAGAAGGGAGAGAGCCGAACGAGTGAGAATACTGCGTGAAGAAAGGTAA
- the LOC134186820 gene encoding LOW QUALITY PROTEIN: beta-glucuronidase-like (The sequence of the model RefSeq protein was modified relative to this genomic sequence to represent the inferred CDS: inserted 2 bases in 2 codons; deleted 1 base in 1 codon) — protein sequence MSTLCVVISLLAACLCCCTYGWQPAPAPLMTKFSKDVTPNQTPAYPRPTMVRPKWYHLNGLWQVDSTVSDLNNPPFGKTLPQQLLVPYPIESPLSGIRKLTDKDNMWQRRLFTLPTECDLSKECVLLHFEGVDYNTSVYLNKQLLGTHAGGYDAFSFDITDNAKSNVHMTDHELLVGVYDPTDHGPQPKGKQSRGAFTNPXGIRYTSTSGIWQTVWLECVPQVYIEDIYNNPDLMRYGGVTVNVTVNGPASGLQVEVDITVNGTVVGSGKGAVGQPVRAAIDSPQHTHVWTPDDPFLYNLTITLMSTSGDKMDTVRSYFGLRTIEIATDRHGIPRPMLNGAFIFQVXTLDQGFWPDGCYTAPTDEALEYDLVVHKQLGFNTVRKHVKVEPRRWYYHADRLGMLVWQDMPSGDNRDVATQQQFRLELTRLVDGRRNHPSIIQWQIFNEGWGQASDDWTQELVDSVQKLDPYRITDDASGGKCGGCFGNVTDLHHYSPPASPTPDASKNLAALLGEYGGVLLTVQDHQWAPGKCHGYRTVSSGKELTDVYVSYIDTIQQLKTNPGLSASIYTQISDVETECNGVMTYDRMVKFDANRTKAANDGLNE from the exons ATGTCGACTCTGTGTGTTGTGAtctctcttcttgctgcatGTCTCTGCTGCTGTACCTATGGTTGGCAGCCAGCTCCTGCTCCTCTAATGACGAAATTCTCCAAAGATGTAACTCCCAATCAAACTCCTGCCTATCCACGTCCCACCATGGTCAGACCCAAGTGGTATCATCTTAACGGTCTCTGGCAAGTCGATTCTACCGTTTCCGATCTGAACAACCCGCCGTTTGGCAAAACGCTACCTCAACAGCTG TTAGTGCCCTACCCCATTGAATCACCTTTAAGTGGAATAAGAAAGTTGACGGACAAAGACAACATGTGGCAGCGGCGCTTGTTTACGCTGCCGACAGAGTGTGATTTGAGCAAAGAATGTGTGCTGTTGCACTTTGAAGGTGTCGACTACAACACGAGCGTTTACTTGAACAAGCAATTGTTAGGGACACATGCAGGGGGGTACGACGCGTTCTCGTTTGACATCACAGATAATGCAAAGAGCAATGTTCACATGACCGACCATGAGCTGCTTGTAGGAGTGTACGATCCCACCGATCACGGACCGCAGCCGAAAGGAAAGCAGAGCCGTGGTGCCTTTACGAATC CAGGAATTCGCTACACGAGCACGTCGGGCATTTGGCAGACTGTGTGGCTGGAGTGTGTACCTCAAGTTTATATCGAAGACATTTACAACAATCCGGATCTGATGCGATACGGAGGTGTGACCGTCAATGTGACCGTCAACGGTCCCGCCTCGGGACTGCAAGTTGAAGTCGATATCACAGTCAATGGAACGGTTGTCGGATCCGGTAAAGGAGCCGTCGGTCAGCCTGTACGTGCAGCCATCGATTCCCCACAGCACACACATGTGTGGACGCCAGACGATCCATTTCTTTACAATTTGACCATCACTCTGATGTCGACATCGGGAGACAAGATGGACACGGTCCGGTCATACTTCGGTCTCCGAACTATCGAAATAGCAACAGACCGTCACGGCATTCCTCGTCCCATGCTGAATGGAGCATTCATATTCCAAG GAACACTAGATCAAGGTTTCTGGCCCGACGGCTGTTACACGGCTCCCACGGATGAAGCTCTGGAGTACGACTTGGTGGTCCACAAGCAACTCGGCTTTAACACGGTGAGAAAACATGTAAAAGTAGAGCCACGTCGTTGGTATTACCACGCCGATCGATTGGGTATGTTAGTATGGCAAGACATGCCGTCGGGTGACAACAGAGATGTCGCCACACAACAGCAATTTCGACTCGAGTTGACGCGTCTAGTCGACGGAAGACGCAACCATCCGTCGATAATCCAATGGCAGATATTTAACGAAGGCTGGGGCCAAGCGTCAGACGACTGGACACAAGAGTTGGTCGACTCGGTGCAAAAGCTCGATCCGTATCGCATCACGGACGATGCCAGTGGAGGAAAGTGTGGAGGATGTTTTGGTAATGTCACAGACTTGCATCATTACTCACCACCAGCCAGTCCGACTCCCGATGCCTCTAAAAATCTTGCAGCCCTACTCGGTGAGTATGGTGGTGTGCTGTTAACCGTTCAAGACCATCAATGGGCACCCGGAAAATGTCACGGATATCGAACTGTCAGTAGCGGTAAAGAGCTGACCGACGTGTATGTGAGTTATATCGATACTATACAACAATTGAAGACGAATCCGGGTCTCAGTGCTTCTATTTACACCCAGATCAGTGATGTAGAGACAGAGTGTAATGGTGTGATGACGTATGATCGGATGGTCAAGTTTGATGCCAATAGAACGAAAGCAGCCAATGATGGTCTTAACGAATGA
- the LOC134186285 gene encoding intraflagellar transport protein 88 homolog translates to MLRNVHLATEDDDLYEGFNDYNNISYDVEGLEDDEGFKQAVKTSHGNRPPLPSTAMKSTGVGGTRRGAGAPVGTAAGGGLRSRGLGSQIGRPATGSDGGPARPMTAIAAAGYPGNSSRSGSQERSLPSSMPTTGLAAPLETKNEENSEEAIKHLEKKVIELLEESAFANSRGEFQMALDRAKEAGRKERLLCKQREQNSLSEQINLDLTYSVLFNLAVQYEASEMYAEATNTYLVIVKNKMFNNAGRLRVNMGNIYYKQGKYMQAVKMYRMALDQVPTTHELIRAKILQNIGSVFVKMGQYADAVTSYEHIMAKCKRPDFTTAFNLTLCYFALGDRDKMKNTFQRMLQANLELGDQDRYYSTSDDQHSILVHEAIKDDKLRHIERQRKQMAERYIVTAAKVIAPALETSFAAGFDWCVECVKMSPYVELAGELEITKAVTYLRMKEFQTAIDVLKGFEKKESKMASAAATNLSFMFVLENDLGQAEKYAEMAMASDRYNPLALVNRGNCSYLKKEWDRSMEYYQEALQVDSSCTEALYNLGLLYKKTNRLEEALECFLKLHAILRSSSQVMYQIAHVYEMLDDASNATEWFMQLVSVVPTDPAILSRLGDLYDGTQDKSQAFQYQYESFRYFPSNIDVISWLGAYYVESQFCEKAIVYFDRAAVIQPTEVKWQLMVASCHRRTGNYQQALQTYKQIHQRFPENVECLKFLVRLCSDLGLKEVQEYATKLKKAEKAKEQREQASHCVYLRLGVYLLRVYYLWQRAHSGGKHRSDTRSGSGTRSGSGTRSGSGARSGSGARSGGKSRSRNTSANEERRGGGAVGRSDHSVVMSDEDLLDILRGKPKDVDATYTDPMGELPPRPKTGSKQRREDENTFEGEELGDDMLPE, encoded by the exons ATGCTGAGAAACGTTCACCTAGCTACAGAAGACGATGACTTATACGAAGGATTCAACGACTACAATAACATTTCGTATGACGTAGAG GGACTAGAAGACGACGAGGGATTCAAACAAGCGGTAAAAACGAGTCATGGAAACAGACCTCCTCTGCCA AGCACGGCAATGAAATCAACTGGGGTTGGTGGGACGAGAAGAGGTGCAGGGGCTCCAGTCGGGACTGCAGCTGGAGGAGGA CTTCGAAGTCGTGGGTTGGGATCTCAGATTGGAAGACCTGCAACTGGATCG GATGGTGGTCCAGCTCGGCCAATGACTGCCATTGCTGCAGCTGGATACCCAGGCAACAGTAGTCGAT CTGGATCACAGGAACGGAGTTTACCATCTTCCATGCCAACTACCGGACTAGCAGCTCCATTAGAGACCAAAAACGAGGAAAA CTCAGAAGAGGCAATCAAACACCTGGAAAAGAAAGTGATCGAATTACTTGAGGAAAGTGCATTTGCCAACTCTCGAGGAGAATTTCAAATG GCTTTAGACAGAGCAAAGGAAGCCGGTCGGAAGGAGAGACTTTTGTGTAAGCAGCGAGAGCAGAATTCGTTGAGTGAACAAATCAATCTAGATCTGACGTATTCT gtttTGTTTAATCTTGCTGTACAGTATGAGGCTAGTGAAATGTATGCGGAAGCCACCAACACATACTTAGTCATAGTGAAGAACAAAATGTTCAATAATGCAG GTCGTTTACGAGTGAACATGggcaatatttattataaacaaGGGAAATACATGCAAGCAGTGAAGATGTATCGGATGGCTCTTGATCAAGTGCCTACAACTCATGAATTGATTCG GGCTAAAATATTACAGAATATTGGATCAGTGTTTGTGAAAATGGGACAGTATGCTGATGCTGTGACGTCATATGAGCATATCATGGCAAAGTGCAAGAGACCAGACTTCACGACAG CATTCAATTTGACTTTGTGCTACTTTGCACTCGGTGACAGAGACAAAATGAAGAATACTTTTCAAAGAATGCTGCAAGCTAATTTGGAGCTGGGAGATCAGGACAGATATTATTCAACTTCT GATGATCAGCATTCGATACTTGTTCATGAGGCAATAAAAGACGACAAGCTTCGACATATAGAACGTCAACG CAAACAAATGGCAGAGCGATACATTGTGACAGCAGCAAAGGTCATAGCACCAGCACTGGAAACTTCGTTTGCAGCAGGATTTGATTG GTGTGTTGAATGTGTCAAGATGTCTCCATATGTGGAGTTGGCTGGTGAGCTGGAAATAACAAAGGCGGTAACGTACCTCAGAATGAAAGAGTTTCAGACC GCTATCGATGTCCTGAAAGGATTTGAGAAGAAAGAGTCAAAAATGGCATCTGCAGCTGCTACTAATCTTTcatttatgtttgtattg GAAAATGATCTCGGACAAGCAGAGAAATATGCCGAAATGGCAATGGCATCTGACAGATACAATCCACTTg CTCTCGTTAACAGAGGCAACTGTTCGTACTTGAAAAAGGAATGGGATCGATCAATGGAGTACTACCAGGAAGCATTGCAAGTGGACTCATCGTGCACAGAGGCTCTATACAATCTTGGTCTATTGTACAAGAAGACCAATCGATTGGAAGAGGCGCTGGAGTGTTTTCTCAAGCTGCATGCCATTTTGCGTAGTAGTTCTCAAGTAATGTATCAGATAGCTCATGTGTACGAGATGCTGGATGATGCTTCGAATGCAACcgaatg GTTTATGCAacttgtgtctgttgtgccgACTGATCCTGCGATATTGTCGAGATTGGGTGACTTGTATGATGGGACACAAGACAAGTCACAGGCATTTCAGTATCAATATGAG TCATTCAGATATTTCCCATCAAACATTGATGTCATATCATGGCTGGGTGCCTACTACGTCGAATCTCAGTTTTGTGAAAAAGCCATTGTATACTTTGACCGAGCAGCAGTCATTCA accaACCGAAGTCAAGTGGCAACTCATGGTTGCTAGTTGTCATCGTCGAACAG GAAATTACCAGCAGGCGTTGCAGACGTACAAGCAGATTCATCAGCGATTTCCAGAAAACGTTGAAT GTCTGAAGTTTTTGGTTCGTCTCTGTTCTGATCTTGGTCTGAAAGAAGTGCAGGAGTATGCAACCAAACTGAAGAAGGCAGAGAAAGCGAAGGAACAACGAGAGCAGGCAAGTCATTGTGTTTACTTACGTCTTGGTGTCTATTTGCTCAGAGTTTATTATCTATGGCAGCGAGCTCATAGTGGTGGGAAACATAGGAGTGACACAAGGAGTGGGAGTGGCACTAGGAGTGGGAGTGGCACAAGGAGTGGGAGTGGTGCAAGGAGTGGGAGTGGTGCAAGGAGTGGTGGCAAGTCTAGGAGTCGTAACACGAGTGCAAATGAAG AACGTCGTGGTGGTGGTGCGGTCGGGCGAAGTGATCACAGTGTTGTGATGAGCGATGAAGACTTACTAGATATATTGAGAGGAAAGCCAAAGGATGTTG ATGCGACATACACTGATCCAATGGGTGAGCTACCACCACGACCAAAAACAGGCTCCAAGCAACGAAGAGAAGATGAAAATACATTCGAAGGAGAAGAACTCGGCGATGACATGCTACCAGAGTAA
- the LOC134186287 gene encoding uncharacterized protein LOC134186287: MASPVVYLSVSNHQGCDSNSLFDDCDEDETPESRDYANAMRDVNVKKPKGFGRRTIIVTSLVLLLLVAVAVGISLLIVHWVRKVSVDVPATVTPTTTRSMHVSSSGSWATPFVVTSSRLMTSSQTKVSPTLKSSSGVLTPSMFGVCWNGDSDCPDCPAGKSESFTSHIRLGLVHDIVESVNRSQHIMRSIDNKDVILYRPLLILNTTLNYFCCHTSEEKVKILEVLGNQTWTPLNITYDTPSCDLDHNGVTIYMLALLSNSSQDFLFNFVREIESSMRARGVPVNTPRKQQFHVTLSLVNHSFPVHGVIDLIHRDIPVFGSLLFDRFYSELHEFKSSKFK; the protein is encoded by the exons ATGGCGTCTCCTGTCGTATACTTGAGCGTATCCAATCATCAGGGTTGTGATTCCAACTCTCTATTCGACGATTGTGATGAAGACGAGACGCCAGAAAGTCGAGATTACGCTAACGCGATGCGTGACGTTAACGTCAAGAAGCCAAAAGGCTTTGGAAGACGGACAATCATCGTTACGTCACTAGTGCTCCTGCTCTTGGTCGCTGTGGCTGTAGGAATATCTCTCTTGATCGTTCATTGGGTCAGAAAGGTTTCTGTTGACGTACCAGCAACTGTTACGCCTACTACAACACGTTCTATGCACG TATCTTCTTCCGGGTCTTGGGCGACACCATttgttgtgacgtcatcgaGACTTATGACGTCATCGCAAACTAAGGTTTCCCCTACTCTAAAATCAAGTTCCGGGGTGCTGACTCCGTcgatgtttggtgtgtgttggAATGGCGATTCGGATTGTCCAGATTGTCCTGCTGGAAAGAGCGAGAGTTTTACGTCCCACATTCG GCTGGGATTGGTCCATGATATCGTGGAGTCAGTGAACAGATCACAGCACATCATGAGAAGCATTGACAACAAGGACGTCATTTTATATCGACCTCTACTCATATTAAACACGACTCTTAACTATTTCTGTTGCCATACGTCGGAG GAGAAAGTGAAGATTTTAGAAGTGCTCGGTAACCAGACATGGACACCGTTGAATATCACATACGACACTCCTTCATGTGACCTTGATCACAACGGTGTCACAATATATATGCTAGCATTACTG TCCAACTCGTCTCAGGACTTTTTGTTCAACTTTGTCCGGGAAATCGAAAGCTCCATGAGGGCACGAGGTGTTCCTGTTAACACTCCTCGAAAGCAACAGTTTCACGTCACTCTTTCTCTCGTCAACCACTCGTTTCCTGTTCATGGCGTTATAGATCTGATCCACCGCGACATTCCTGTGTTTGGATCTCTTCTATTTGATCGTTTCTATTCAGAGTTGCATGAATTTAAGTCGTCGAAGTTCAAGTAG